DNA sequence from the Myxococcaceae bacterium JPH2 genome:
GCGGGCTCTACCCGGAGGTGACCTTCCCTCGCATCGTCGTCGTCGCGACGGTGCCGGGCGCGAGCGCTCGGACCATGCAGCTCTCGGTGACGCGCCCGGTGGAGGAGGGGCTGTCCACGGTCATCGGAGTGCGTCGGGTTCGCTCGCGCACCATCCGCGCCGCGAGCGAGGTCTCGCTCTGGTTCGAGCCGCAGGCGGACATGGACCGCTCCCTGGGGTTGATCAACGCGAGGCTGGCGGAGCTGCGCGGCTCGCTCCCGTCGGACGTGACGCTGACGGCGGAGCGACTCCTGCCGTCGTCCTTCCCCATCCAGACGCTCGCGGTGACGGGCACGGCCGAGCCCGCGAGGTTGCGAGACTTCGCGCTGTACACGCTGCGCCCGATGCTCGCCGGCTTGCCGGGAGTGGGGCGCGTGGAGGTGATGGGCGGCGACGTGCGCGAGCTGCGCATCGAGGTGGATCCACGCAAGCTGGAGCAGGCGGGGCTGGACCTCGCCACGGTGGCCACCGCGGTAGGCGACGCACTCAAGCTGGAGCCCGCGGGCCGAGTGGACGTGCACTACCAGCAGGAGTTGGTGGTGGTGCGCGGTCCGGTGGATGACCCGGGACGGTTGGTGGAGCTGGTGGTGGGAGGTTCGGACACCGCTCCGATTCGACTGGGAGACGTGGCCCGAGTGGAGGAGGGGCACGCGGACAGGTTGTCGCGAACGTTCGCGAACAGTCGGCCCGCGGTGTTGGTGAGCATCGGTCGAAGGCCCCAAGCCGACGCCATCGCGCTGGCGAAGGACATCGAGCGCGAGCTGAATGCGCTGACACCCGCGCTGCCGCCGGGCGTCGAGGTCCGAGTGTCCTACAACCAGGTGGACCTCATCGCGCGCTCGGTGTCGCACGTGCGCGACGAGGTGGCGTTGGGAGGGCTGCTCACGCTCGCGGTGGTGGGGCTATTCCTGCGCTCATGGCGGCCGATGCTGGCGGCGGCGGTGGCGTTGCCGGCCACGCTGTGGATGACGCTCGGCGCGCTCTGGATGTCGGGGGGCACGCTGAACCTGATGTCACTGGGTGGGCTCGCGGTGGCCATCGGGTTGGTGGTGGATGACGCGGTCGTGGTGGTGGAGGCCGTGCATCGTCGGATGAGCGAGGGCATGGAGCGCTGGGCCGCGACCGCCGACGCGCTTCGAGAGGTCGCGTGGCCCGTCACCAACTCCACGCTGACGACGGTCGTGGTGTTCGCGCCGCTGGCCTTGCTGTCGGGAGTGGCCGGACAGTTCTTCTCCGCGCTCGCGTTCACGCTGTGCGCGGCGGTGGTGTTCTCGCTGGGCATCGCGGTCACGCTGACGCCGTTGCTGTGCGGCACCTTGCTGCGTCCCCAGTCGGGACACGCACACGAGGCACCCGGTGCCGGGCTCTACGCCAGGACCCTGGTGCAAGTGGCCAGGCATCCCGCGAGGACGCTGGCGGTCGTGGCTCTGGTGACCGCGCTGCTGGGCGGACTGGCCTGGGGAGTGGGAACGGGCTTCCTTCCTGAACTCGACGAGGGGGCCTTCGTGGTGGACTACTTCACGCCCACGGGGACCTCGGTGGACGAGGCGGAGCGATTGGGCCATCAGCTCGAGGAGGTCCTCGCCAGCCTCCCCGAGGTCGAAGGCACGAGCCGTCGATTGGGCGCGGAGCTGGGGCCGCCCGCGGCCACGGAGTCCTCCCTGGGGGACATCACGGTGGCGTTGAAGCCCTCGCGCGATCGCCCCGGCGAACAAGTCATCGAGGAGGCCCGCGAGAAGGTCGAGGCGGCGGTCCCAGGCGTGCGGGTGGAGTTCGTCGAGTTGCTCCAGGACGTGCTCTCCGACCTGGAGGGGAACCCGGATCCGGTGGAAGTGAAGCTCCAAGGCACGGACCTGGATGCACTCAGAGCCTTCGCGCCGCAAGTGGCCGAGCGCCTCAAGGACATCCCGGGGCTGGCGGACCTCTACGACGGAGTCGCGGGTTGCACCCCCGAGGTCCACCTGGACGTGGATCTCCGAGCCGCGGGCCAACTTGGGCTGACGGTGCAGGACCTGGCCACGCAGGTGCGCACGGCGATGTTGGGACAAGTCGCAGGCTCCGTGCCCAAAGAGGGGCGCTGGATGGAGGCCCGGGTGAGCCTGCGAGATTCGGATCGCCTGGACGCGCAGGTGTTGGAGCACTTGCGAGTGAGGACGCCCGCGGGAGCATCCGTGCCAGTGCTGCAGGTGGCGCACATGCGGCGCGAGTGCCTGCCCTCCGAGTTGCTGACAGACAATCTCAGGCCACTGGTGGCGGTGACAGGTCGCTTGGAGGGACGGGACCTGGGCAGCGTGACGGCGGATGTGCAAGCACGGCTCGCGGGACTGGTTCCGCCACCAGGAATCGATCTGCGCCTGGGAGGGCTGCGCGAGAGTCAGCACGAGTCCTTCGTGTCCCTGGTGTGGGTGTTGTTGCTGGCCGCCGTGGGCGTGTTCTGGGTGCTGACGGTTCATTTCCGCAGCCTCGTCCTGCCGTGCCTGATCCTCGGCGCGGTACCGATTGCGCTCGCGGCCGGAGTGGCCTGTCTGCGAGTGACGGGAGTCCCGCTCAACGTCTCCTCGTTGATGGGCTGCATCCTGCTGGTGGGCCTGGTGGTGAAGAACGGCATCCTCCTGCTCGACCGAGCGGAGGAGGGTCGCGAAGCCGGAATGGATCCGAGAAGCGCGGTAGTGCTCGCGGCCCAGGTCAGACTGCGTCCCATCCTCATGACCACGCTGGCCACGCTGCTGGGCTTGTTTCCGCTGGCGCTGGGCCTGGGCGAGGGAGGAGAACTCCAGCGCCCCTTGGCGGTCACTGTCCTAGGGGGCCTCGCGCTCTCGACCCTGATGGTCCTGATCGCCTTGCCAGCGGCCTACCTCCTGGTCCGTCGAGCAGGCCAATCCCCACCGCAAGTCAGCCCCTGATCCATCCAGCTCACCCAACCTGGCCGAGTACGCGGTTCGCCATCTTCGACAGAATGCCGATCCGCGAGACCGGGTCGGTCCTGAGACCAAAGGCGCACCACTCGAAGCCGAGGAACGCAGGTCACGAGGGGAGTCGAACGATGAAGACGCTCGAATGCGTCTCGCGCCGCTCATAGCTGAGCGATCCACCATGCGCCGCGACCAGCGCACGGGAGAGCGCGAGCCCCAGGCCAAGTCCCTCGCCAGTACGGGCATCGTCCGCGCGAGCGAACCGTTCGAAGAGCCGGGGAAGGAACGCAGGCTCGACACCCGAGCCATCATCCGCGACGGTCACCAGGGCGCCCGCGGGAGTCGAGTGCACCTCGACCCGGACCTCGCTCTGGCAGTGGCGGAGTGCATTGGACAGAAGGTTGTCGAGCACCCGTCCCAGCAACACCGCATCGCCCCGAACCTGAATCGCCGCGCCCGTGACGCTGAGCCGAGGCGCGCGCTCTCTCTGCACCCGCTCCATTCGACGAGCAGACGCCTCGGCGAGCTGAAGCAGGTCCACCAGAGCGGCTGATGAGACCAGCGCACCGGCATCCGCGCGAGCCAAGGTCAGCAGGGCATCCACCAACGAAGCGAGCCCAAGACTCTCCGCGTGGATGATCTCAAGCGCCTGTCGATACGCCTCGGGAGAGCGCTCACGGCGGAGCGCCAGCTCCGTCTCCCCAAGGATGACGGTGAGCGGTGTGCGCAGCTCATGCGCAGCATCCGAGGTGAAGCTGCGGATGCGAGCCATCGAGCTGCGAGTCTCCGAGAGCAGCCCGTTGAGCGTGGAAGCCAGCTCGTCCCACTCATCGCCGGTGCCGCGAACGGGCAAAGACAAGTCCAGCGAGGACGCGCGAGCGGCCCGAGCCCTGCTGCTGGCCTCCCGCAAGGGAGCCAGCGCCCGATCCACGAAGAGTCGCCCCAGGGCCACCGCGCCGACCACCGCGAAGGGAGCCGTCAGCAGCACCGTGCCGAAGGCCTC
Encoded proteins:
- a CDS encoding efflux RND transporter permease subunit, which produces MELLRRHAPGLLVLLGALCIGGAVAGMHLPGGLYPEVTFPRIVVVATVPGASARTMQLSVTRPVEEGLSTVIGVRRVRSRTIRAASEVSLWFEPQADMDRSLGLINARLAELRGSLPSDVTLTAERLLPSSFPIQTLAVTGTAEPARLRDFALYTLRPMLAGLPGVGRVEVMGGDVRELRIEVDPRKLEQAGLDLATVATAVGDALKLEPAGRVDVHYQQELVVVRGPVDDPGRLVELVVGGSDTAPIRLGDVARVEEGHADRLSRTFANSRPAVLVSIGRRPQADAIALAKDIERELNALTPALPPGVEVRVSYNQVDLIARSVSHVRDEVALGGLLTLAVVGLFLRSWRPMLAAAVALPATLWMTLGALWMSGGTLNLMSLGGLAVAIGLVVDDAVVVVEAVHRRMSEGMERWAATADALREVAWPVTNSTLTTVVVFAPLALLSGVAGQFFSALAFTLCAAVVFSLGIAVTLTPLLCGTLLRPQSGHAHEAPGAGLYARTLVQVARHPARTLAVVALVTALLGGLAWGVGTGFLPELDEGAFVVDYFTPTGTSVDEAERLGHQLEEVLASLPEVEGTSRRLGAELGPPAATESSLGDITVALKPSRDRPGEQVIEEAREKVEAAVPGVRVEFVELLQDVLSDLEGNPDPVEVKLQGTDLDALRAFAPQVAERLKDIPGLADLYDGVAGCTPEVHLDVDLRAAGQLGLTVQDLATQVRTAMLGQVAGSVPKEGRWMEARVSLRDSDRLDAQVLEHLRVRTPAGASVPVLQVAHMRRECLPSELLTDNLRPLVAVTGRLEGRDLGSVTADVQARLAGLVPPPGIDLRLGGLRESQHESFVSLVWVLLLAAVGVFWVLTVHFRSLVLPCLILGAVPIALAAGVACLRVTGVPLNVSSLMGCILLVGLVVKNGILLLDRAEEGREAGMDPRSAVVLAAQVRLRPILMTTLATLLGLFPLALGLGEGGELQRPLAVTVLGGLALSTLMVLIALPAAYLLVRRAGQSPPQVSP